A window of the Ostrea edulis chromosome 1, xbOstEdul1.1, whole genome shotgun sequence genome harbors these coding sequences:
- the LOC125672952 gene encoding TAR DNA-binding protein 43-like: MAQYIQVCDEEGDEPIEIPSEDDGSLLLSTLAAQFPGACGMKYRNPSTGNFRGIRLSEGTLHPPDGVWGNFVYIVVFPKDNIKRKGEDAAENPLAKNKCVDKQRCSDLIVLGLPWKSNEDDLRRYFSTFGELLLVQVKRDPKTGASKGFGFIRFLEYDSQVKVLAQRHMIDGRWCDVAIPNSNEGAAEMVSRKVFVARCTEDITADDLKSYFCKYGEVSDVFIPKPFRAFAFVTFADHRVARALCGEDHIIKGASVHVTTAAPKNSDRNENRGRFDHGGGGRGGGHGGWNQQGKPIATVGTVPPVPDPNMANSIGMNLLNSAVLAAAQAMLQSQGQLPAPQPQPVGQGHGDPFGVQTTTARQTQQTGFFGSQNSAGWGNTDTNTTAGGYPNWAGNSQQSGWS, from the exons ATGGCACAGTATATACAAGTTTGTGACGAGGAGGGAGATGAGCCGATAGAAATTCCTAGCGAAGACGACGGCTCGTTGTTGCTTAGCACGCTCGCAGCGCAGTTTCCGGGGGCATGTGGGATGAAATATAGAAATCCTAGCACAGGCAATTTCCGCGGAATAAGATTGTCAGAGGGTACACTACATCCCCCAGATGGAGTGTGGGGGAATTTTGTATACATTGTCGTATTTCCTAAAG ATAATATAAAACGCAAAGGAGAAGACGCTGCTGAAAACCCACTGGCAAAGAACAAATGTGTGGACAAACAGAGATGTAGTGATCTCATCGTTCTTGGTCTACCATGGAAAAGTAATGAAGATGATCTGCGCAGATATTTCTCAACGTTCGGAGAACTCCTTCTCGTGCAA GTGAAAAGAGATCCTAAAACAGGAGCATCAAAAGGGTTTGGCTTTATTCGATTTTTAGAGTACGATTCCCAAGTGAAGGTATTGGCACAGAGACACATGATTGATGGCCGATGGTGCGATGTGGCAATTCCAAACTCAAAT GAGGGTGCTGCAGAGATGGTTAGCAGAAAGGTTTTTGTGGCACGGTGTACTGAAGACATCACCGCAGATGACCTGAAAAGTTACTTTTGCAAATATGGGGAAGTGTCGGATGTTTTTATTCCCAAACCGTTTCGAGCATTTGCTTTTGTTACTTTTGCAGATCACCGAGTTGCCCGGGCTCTCTGTGGGGAAGACCACATTATAAAGGGGGCCAGTGTTCACGTGACCACTGCAGCTCCGAAGAATTCGGATAGAAATGAAAATCGAGGGAGGTTTGATCATGGGGGAGGTGGGAGGGGTGGGGGACATGGGGGCTGGAACCAGCAGGGTAAGCCCATTGCCACTGTAGGGACAGTTCCACCTGTTCCTGACCCAAACATGGCTAACAGTATCGGCATGAATTTATTAAATTCAGCTGTTTTAGCAGCAGCTCAGGCCATGTTGCAGAGTCAAGGTCAACTGCCAGCACCACAACCCCAGCCagtgggtcaaggtcatggAGATCCATTTGGTGTTCAGACAACCACTGCCAGACAGACTCAGCAAACAGGGTTCTTTGGAAGTCAGAACTCTGCAGGCTGGGGGAACACTGACACCAACACCACTGCTGGGGGATATCCAAACTGGGCAGGGAACTCTCAGCAGAGTGGATGGAGCTAG